Proteins from a single region of Microbacterium sp. zg-Y818:
- a CDS encoding alpha/beta fold hydrolase yields MPQTRLHDFRRGSLRFDVSDTGPLDGPTVVLLHGFPGSRRTWDAVAPLLTTASARVVSFDQRGYSPGARPRRRRDYRAVDVVGDVTALLDALGVDRVHLVGHDWGGFVAWRMAAASPHRLTGVTVLSTPHPRAMLRSLLSSAQGLRSLYIGFFQLPWLPEALLRPRLARLLVASGLPADLAQEYQRFLSGPQALRGALNWYRGMWLPDRRRRRAARHAATVDTTYIWGSRDQALGRRAAELTRNYVDAGYRFVELDENHWLPERAAPRVAQEVLSAMGLVHSDADPGR; encoded by the coding sequence ATGCCGCAGACTCGCCTGCACGACTTCCGCCGCGGGAGCCTCCGCTTCGACGTCTCCGACACGGGACCGCTCGACGGCCCGACCGTAGTGCTGCTGCACGGATTCCCTGGGTCGCGCCGCACGTGGGACGCGGTGGCGCCCCTGCTGACAACAGCGAGCGCCCGCGTGGTGTCCTTCGACCAGCGCGGATACTCCCCGGGCGCGCGGCCTCGCCGGCGGCGCGACTACCGCGCGGTCGACGTCGTCGGCGACGTGACCGCGCTGCTCGATGCCCTGGGCGTCGACCGCGTGCATCTCGTCGGCCACGACTGGGGCGGATTCGTCGCATGGCGCATGGCCGCGGCATCCCCGCACCGCCTCACCGGGGTGACGGTGCTATCCACCCCTCACCCCCGCGCGATGCTGCGATCGCTGCTGTCGTCGGCGCAGGGGCTGCGGTCGCTGTACATCGGGTTCTTCCAGCTGCCGTGGCTGCCCGAAGCGCTGCTGCGACCTCGGCTCGCCCGGCTGCTCGTCGCATCGGGGCTCCCCGCCGACCTGGCTCAGGAATACCAGCGATTCCTCTCGGGCCCGCAAGCGCTGCGCGGCGCGCTCAACTGGTACCGCGGGATGTGGCTGCCCGACCGGCGTCGGCGACGTGCCGCCCGGCACGCCGCCACCGTCGACACGACCTACATCTGGGGCAGCCGCGATCAGGCGCTCGGCCGGCGCGCGGCCGAGCTGACCCGGAACTACGTCGACGCCGGATACCGCTTCGTCGAGCTCGACGAGAACCACTGGCTGCCCGAGCGGGCAGCGCCGCGGGTGGCACAGGAGGTGCTCTCGGCTATGGGGCTGGTTCACTCCGACGCGGATCCCGGCCGGTAG